Genomic segment of Vibrio celticus:
TGATTTCATCGGCAACCAAGCTGGTGGACGCGTATTCCTATTCTTAAACACCGATGACTTCTGGCGTGATTACGAACGCATGACGTCTTTGGGCATTAACTTTGTCCGAGAGCCTAAAGAGCAAGGTTACGGTACCGTTGCTGTGTTTGAAGATCTTTACGGTAACTTGTGGGATCTGCTTCAGCTAAACCCTGAACACCCTATGGCTAACAGG
This window contains:
- a CDS encoding VOC family protein, translating into MKQNIVHIALVVKDYDEALDFYVNKLNFDLIEDTYLPEEDKRWVVVAPPNSTGVSLLLARASKPEQLDFIGNQAGGRVFLFLNTDDFWRDYERMTSLGINFVREPKEQGYGTVAVFEDLYGNLWDLLQLNPEHPMANR